The following proteins are co-located in the Delphinus delphis chromosome 5, mDelDel1.2, whole genome shotgun sequence genome:
- the LOC132426349 gene encoding G protein-coupled receptor kinase 4 translates to MAERAGPGPGASHTSREPHLLTKDPKQRLGCRGEGVAEVKGHPVFRDVNFKRLETHVSDPPFRPDPQVVYCRDVLDIEQFSTVKGIRLDSTDCTFHSQFITGCVSIPWQSKMTESECSKDINERGNVALDPEEKTYQPAPRQKRGFFHRLFTRGLSFFSASYVR, encoded by the exons ATGGCCGAGCGGGCGGGGCCCGGCCCAGGGGCGTCGCACACGAGCCGGGAGCCACAC CTACTCACCAAGGATCCCAAGCAGCGCCTGGGCTGCAGGGGCGAAGGAGTGGCTGAAGTCAAGGGACACCCTGTGTTCAGGGACGTTAACTTCAAGAGGCTGGAGACCCACGTGTCAGACCCCCCTTTCCGTCCTGAC ccgCAGGTGGTTTACTGCAGGGACGTCCTGGACATCGAGCAGTTCTCCACGGTGAAGGGCATCCGCCTGGACAGCACTGACTGCACCTTCCACAGCCAGTTCATCACGGGCTGTGTCTCCATCCCCTGGCAGAGCAAG ATGACCGAGTCTGAATGTTCCAAGGACATCAACGAAAGGGGAAATGTGGCATTAGATCCAGAAGAGAAGACATATCAGCCAGCTCCCAGACAGAAGAGAGGCTTCTTCCACAGACTCTTCACTCGAGGG ctttcttttttcagTGCCTCTTACGTAAGATAA
- the LOC132426350 gene encoding uncharacterized protein translates to MELENLLANSMLLKARQGGYGKKVGRSRNWREMLKLPPGTQCSKLRRSIGHIRISDLGLAVEIPEGETIQGRVGTLSYMELSHHLREGPRPSAVTPHSSRPPPALQPLICFLSPWTRLFWLFRTGGLTRSVAFCVCLLWLNMLARVIHVVTDIKFTGQSPFRKFREKVDRAEVERRVKEEAERYSEKSSPRSRARGGREWA, encoded by the exons GAGGATATGGGAAAAAAGTCGGTCGTAGTAGAAATTGGAGGGAGATGCTGAAGCTGCCCCCCGGCACCCAGTGCAGCAAGCTTCGACGTTCGATTG GACACATCCGGATTTCAGATCTTGGTTTAGCCGTGGAGATCCCGGAAGGGGAGACCATCCAAGGAAGAGTCGGAACGCTCAGCTACATGG aactttctcatcaccTCAGAGAAGGCCCGCGCCCGtcagcagtcactccccactcctcacgtccgcccccagccctgcagcccctcATCTGCTTCCTGTCTCCGTGGACTCGTCTCTTCTGGCTGTTTCGTACGGGTGGACTCACGCGctctgtggccttttgtgtctgccttctttggCTTAACATGTTGGCGAGGGTCATCCACGTGGTGACAGACATTAAATTTACA GGACAGTCTCCGTTCAGAAAATTCCGAGAGAAGGTCGATAGGGCGGAGGTGGAGCGGAGAGTGAAGGAGGAGGCAGAGCGGTACTCGGAGAAGTCTTCTCCGAGAAGTCGCGCTCGGGGAGGGCGGGAGTGGGCCTAG